The Dreissena polymorpha isolate Duluth1 chromosome 10, UMN_Dpol_1.0, whole genome shotgun sequence genome includes a region encoding these proteins:
- the LOC127847361 gene encoding uncharacterized protein LOC127847361 isoform X2: MDIVLFALFLLVTGEVLGQVPPNLTCYSPRPFNPTCIDRYAAFPGHLNCENRPLTGKTIKISDTGGYILGQNHLYSKSFINWTDVVKTWEQEKTNFAYGSTGNNASLVGNYTQMIWGETSSVGCSAANCGTFFIYICLYATIPNPQPLDKPYKESVSNSSCDDCPGHCNASTHLCDYGGLICLSGSKLNMTTYMCDCVSTVLPGTYSGSECSLNCVGTNDIDSECSRSLRGTCDTNMHTMFRCPWMCNVCPYSGSSWNVTVISRMPWEKGLPLCTTTTLATTLRISSSGSSTSFPAQHNSGPTAMSRPHAMGTCFTVWFMLIMSFCNTR, translated from the exons ATGGATATAGTGTTGTTTGCCCTCTTTTTGCTGGTAACAG gAGAAGTATTGGGACAGGTACCGCCAAACCTAACGTGTTATTCGCCA AGACCGTTCAATCCAACCTGCATCGACCGGTATGCGGCATTCCCTGGTCATCTCAATTGTGAAAACCGACCATTGACAGGAAAGACGATCAAAATATCAGACACAG GTGGATACATTCTTGGCCAAAATCATCTGTACAGCAAATCATTCATTAACTGGACAGATGTCGTGAAAACATGGGAGCAGGAAAAGACGAATTTCGCTTACGGCTCAACGGGAAATAACGCGTCACTGGTTGGAAATTATACACAG ATGATTTGGGGTGAAACCTCATCTGTTGGATGTAGCGCTGCAAATTGTGGTACTTTCTTCATCTACATCTGCCTGTATGCTACCAT ccCTAACCCCCAGCCATTAGATAAGCCATACAAAGAGTCTGTGTCAAACTCATCGTGCGACGACTGTCCGGGACACTGTAATGCAAGCACCCACCTCTGTG ACTACGGTGGATTGATATGCCTCAGCGGGTCTAAGTTGAACATGACTACATACATGTGTGATTGCGTGTCAACCGTGTTGCCAGGAACATACAGTGGCAGTGAATGCTCGT TAAACTGCGTTGGAACCAATGACATCGATTCAGAATGTTCAAGGTCACTACGTGGCACGTGCGACACGAACATGCACACGATGTTCCGTTGCCCTTGGATGTGTAACGTCTGTCCGT ACTCGGGTTCAAGTTGGAACGTCACTGTTATATCGCGGATGCCATGGGAGAAGGGTCTTCCGTTGTGCACAACAACGACGCTCGCAACAACTCTGCGCATAAGCAGCAGCGGCTCGTCTACTTCCTTTCCAGCGCAGCACAATAGTGGACCTACTGCAATGTCACGACCACACGCCATGGGGACATGTTTCACTGTTTGGTTTATGTTAATCATGTCTTTTTGTAACACGCGGTGA
- the LOC127847361 gene encoding cysteine-rich venom protein ENH2-like isoform X1, which yields MDIVLFALFLLVTGEVLGQVPPNLTCYSPRPFNPTCIDRYAAFPGHLNCENRPLTGKTIKISDTDLATIAALHNEIRTHVSPPAADMRLMKENPGLSSTADRWVRRCTADSTWYQRTSPGGYILGQNHLYSKSFINWTDVVKTWEQEKTNFAYGSTGNNASLVGNYTQMIWGETSSVGCSAANCGTFFIYICLYATIPNPQPLDKPYKESVSNSSCDDCPGHCNASTHLCDYGGLICLSGSKLNMTTYMCDCVSTVLPGTYSGSECSLNCVGTNDIDSECSRSLRGTCDTNMHTMFRCPWMCNVCPYSGSSWNVTVISRMPWEKGLPLCTTTTLATTLRISSSGSSTSFPAQHNSGPTAMSRPHAMGTCFTVWFMLIMSFCNTR from the exons ATGGATATAGTGTTGTTTGCCCTCTTTTTGCTGGTAACAG gAGAAGTATTGGGACAGGTACCGCCAAACCTAACGTGTTATTCGCCA AGACCGTTCAATCCAACCTGCATCGACCGGTATGCGGCATTCCCTGGTCATCTCAATTGTGAAAACCGACCATTGACAGGAAAGACGATCAAAATATCAGACACAG ACCTCGCAACTATTGCTGCCTTGCACAACGAGATCCGGACCCATGTATCTCCCCCAGCGGCAGACATGCGGCTAATG AAGGAGAACCCCGGCCTAAGTAGCACAGCAGACAGATGGGTGCGCCGATGCACGGCCGATAGTACTTGGTACCAGCGAACGTCGCCAG GTGGATACATTCTTGGCCAAAATCATCTGTACAGCAAATCATTCATTAACTGGACAGATGTCGTGAAAACATGGGAGCAGGAAAAGACGAATTTCGCTTACGGCTCAACGGGAAATAACGCGTCACTGGTTGGAAATTATACACAG ATGATTTGGGGTGAAACCTCATCTGTTGGATGTAGCGCTGCAAATTGTGGTACTTTCTTCATCTACATCTGCCTGTATGCTACCAT ccCTAACCCCCAGCCATTAGATAAGCCATACAAAGAGTCTGTGTCAAACTCATCGTGCGACGACTGTCCGGGACACTGTAATGCAAGCACCCACCTCTGTG ACTACGGTGGATTGATATGCCTCAGCGGGTCTAAGTTGAACATGACTACATACATGTGTGATTGCGTGTCAACCGTGTTGCCAGGAACATACAGTGGCAGTGAATGCTCGT TAAACTGCGTTGGAACCAATGACATCGATTCAGAATGTTCAAGGTCACTACGTGGCACGTGCGACACGAACATGCACACGATGTTCCGTTGCCCTTGGATGTGTAACGTCTGTCCGT ACTCGGGTTCAAGTTGGAACGTCACTGTTATATCGCGGATGCCATGGGAGAAGGGTCTTCCGTTGTGCACAACAACGACGCTCGCAACAACTCTGCGCATAAGCAGCAGCGGCTCGTCTACTTCCTTTCCAGCGCAGCACAATAGTGGACCTACTGCAATGTCACGACCACACGCCATGGGGACATGTTTCACTGTTTGGTTTATGTTAATCATGTCTTTTTGTAACACGCGGTGA